From a region of the Opitutia bacterium genome:
- a CDS encoding redoxin family protein, with protein MKLRPFLAALALGGFFLSSIHAQDAAPAAAPAVAPASSVQADLQALVGKIGEKLRAGQRTPEALKAEIAEFDALLAKYPAKDDASANIVMMKASLFAQVFGDEETAKKLFASLKSDFPGTQAAAAADRMLFALSDEGKKQAAAEEAAEEAKISALVGQPAPEINFTWSSKGDLKKLSDLKGQVVVLDFWATWCGPCIRSFPKVRAEVAHFKDSPVKFLGVTSLQGRVNGIEPKPINTRGDPQKEYDLMPQFMKLKEMTWDVAFSEANVFNPDYAIRGIPYVAIIDPKGVVRHAGLNPLDPEADIEGKVTALLQEFNLPVPAAQPEKSE; from the coding sequence ATGAAACTACGCCCATTCCTCGCCGCGCTCGCGCTCGGTGGATTCTTCCTCTCCTCGATCCATGCGCAAGACGCGGCGCCCGCCGCCGCACCTGCCGTAGCACCTGCCTCGTCCGTCCAAGCCGATCTCCAAGCCCTGGTCGGCAAGATCGGCGAAAAACTCCGCGCCGGCCAGCGCACACCCGAAGCGCTCAAGGCCGAGATCGCCGAGTTCGACGCGCTCCTCGCCAAATACCCGGCCAAGGACGACGCCAGCGCGAACATCGTGATGATGAAGGCCTCGCTCTTCGCCCAGGTCTTCGGCGACGAGGAAACCGCCAAGAAACTCTTCGCCAGCCTGAAGTCCGATTTCCCTGGCACGCAGGCCGCGGCCGCCGCCGACCGCATGCTCTTCGCGCTGTCCGACGAGGGCAAAAAGCAGGCCGCCGCCGAAGAGGCCGCCGAAGAAGCAAAGATCTCCGCCCTCGTCGGCCAACCCGCGCCCGAGATCAATTTCACGTGGTCGTCGAAGGGCGACCTCAAGAAACTCTCCGACCTCAAGGGTCAGGTCGTCGTCCTCGACTTCTGGGCGACGTGGTGCGGTCCGTGCATCCGCTCCTTCCCGAAGGTTCGCGCGGAAGTCGCGCACTTCAAGGATTCGCCCGTGAAGTTCCTCGGCGTCACCAGCCTCCAAGGCCGCGTCAATGGCATCGAGCCCAAGCCGATCAACACGCGGGGCGATCCGCAGAAGGAATACGACCTCATGCCCCAGTTCATGAAGCTCAAGGAAATGACTTGGGACGTCGCCTTCAGCGAAGCCAACGTCTTCAACCCCGACTACGCGATCCGCGGCATCCCCTACGTCGCCATCATCGACCCGAAGGGCGTCGTCCGCCACGCCGGGCTTAACCCGCTCGATCCCGAGGCCGACATCGAGGGCAAGGTCACGGCGCTCCTCCAGGAATTCAATCTCCCGGTGCCCGCCGCCCAACCGGAAAAATCCGAATAA
- a CDS encoding chemotaxis protein CheX, translated as MAAAQQITDALIQDSIANAMQNVCRTLLRHDARLVDRIAATTYETDPIKFQLIGNVGFGGDANGVTYLCMSDDFALFAVSTILGMSRAEVEFHGPDVLKDAIGEFTNMTVGGFKNAIADVGFPCKLTLPTIVRGNNLSVAALRGTARHVFRFSCASHVVVADIQMKTE; from the coding sequence ATGGCCGCTGCGCAGCAAATCACCGACGCCCTCATCCAAGATTCGATCGCGAACGCCATGCAGAACGTCTGCCGCACGTTGCTGCGCCATGACGCGCGCCTGGTCGACCGCATCGCCGCGACCACCTACGAGACCGACCCGATCAAGTTCCAACTCATCGGCAATGTCGGCTTCGGCGGCGACGCCAACGGCGTCACCTACCTCTGCATGAGCGACGACTTCGCGCTCTTCGCCGTCAGCACGATCCTCGGCATGAGTCGCGCCGAAGTGGAATTTCACGGCCCCGACGTCCTCAAGGACGCCATCGGCGAGTTTACGAACATGACCGTCGGCGGCTTCAAGAACGCCATCGCCGACGTCGGATTCCCCTGCAAGCTGACGCTCCCCACGATCGTCCGCGGCAACAATCTCAGCGTCGCGGCCCTGCGGGGCACCGCGCGCCACGTCTTCCGTTTCAGCTGCGCGTCGCACGTCGTCGTTGCAGACATCCAGATGAAGACCGAGTGA
- a CDS encoding NAD(P)-dependent oxidoreductase: MNLRDVPVLVTGGSGFVGGSIAAWLAAQGAKVTAIVRKAGPHRGLEAVNVTQVEGEFTDAATAACVCAGQTFVVHAAATVGKDLSDALAVNAGGTATLAGAARAAGCRQFLHISTLSVYDFQAERDEFDEEAPLRELGRTYAHSPAASPHYGLGKAEAERALRAEMERGLPATILRLGAVLGVHPTSVWVMKVPVKVRAGQVPMRGDGSDLMPMTHVANVVRAAALALGNPVALGRAYNVVDEEVAWRDFIGEMRAWFPDALPAPVIPFEKVTRADRFIAHCPAERIRRELGYTPVRSYAEGMAEARAWWMAQRTV; encoded by the coding sequence ATGAATCTACGCGACGTGCCGGTGTTGGTGACAGGTGGAAGCGGATTTGTCGGCGGCTCGATCGCCGCCTGGCTGGCGGCGCAAGGCGCGAAGGTGACGGCGATCGTGCGCAAAGCCGGTCCGCACCGCGGCCTCGAGGCGGTGAACGTCACGCAGGTCGAGGGCGAGTTCACCGACGCCGCGACGGCGGCGTGCGTGTGTGCGGGGCAGACGTTCGTCGTGCATGCGGCGGCTACGGTCGGCAAGGATTTGTCGGACGCTCTCGCGGTGAACGCTGGCGGCACCGCGACGCTGGCGGGGGCGGCGCGCGCGGCGGGTTGCCGGCAGTTCCTGCACATTTCGACGCTCTCGGTTTACGATTTTCAGGCGGAGCGCGACGAGTTCGATGAGGAGGCGCCGTTGCGCGAACTCGGACGCACCTACGCGCACTCGCCGGCGGCGTCGCCGCATTACGGGCTGGGGAAGGCGGAGGCCGAGCGGGCGTTGCGCGCGGAAATGGAGCGCGGATTGCCGGCGACGATCCTGCGGCTCGGCGCGGTGCTCGGCGTGCATCCGACTTCGGTGTGGGTGATGAAAGTGCCGGTGAAGGTGCGTGCGGGACAGGTGCCGATGCGCGGCGATGGCTCCGACCTGATGCCGATGACACATGTAGCGAACGTCGTGCGGGCGGCCGCACTCGCGCTCGGCAATCCCGTGGCGCTCGGCCGCGCCTACAACGTCGTCGACGAGGAGGTGGCGTGGCGCGATTTCATCGGCGAGATGCGCGCGTGGTTCCCCGATGCGTTGCCGGCGCCGGTGATTCCGTTCGAAAAGGTGACGCGTGCGGATCGGTTCATCGCGCACTGTCCGGCGGAGCGCATTCGGCGCGAGCTCGGCTACACGCCCGTGCGCAGCTACGCCGAGGGCATGGCGGAGGCGCGGGCGTGGTGGATGGCGCAGCGCACAGTCTGA
- a CDS encoding ATP-binding cassette domain-containing protein, protein MPALLNLLDVSLAFGGPAILDHINFQIEAGERVCLVGRNGAGKSTLMKVIMGEMKPDTGDVFRPQGSLYARLTQEVPTDVAGNVHDIVASGLRPNDDHHEEDWQRDVRVEDLINHVGVPPTQEFSALSGGLKRRVLLARALAGQPDLLLLDEPTNHLDLESILWLEELLLETKPTLFFVTHDRAFLRKIATRIVELDRGRLAGWACDYDTYLVRKQQVLEEEEKQRAAFDKKLAQEEEWIRRGVKAQRSRATARINALKQMRAEARARRERVGSATLKLAEAERSGQKVVEAENVTYTWAGGKTVLRDFSITINRGEKIGILGPNGAGKTTLIKLLLGQLQPTSGVIKHGTNLEVVYFDQLRAQIDDNKTVADNIANGNPTVTIEGRTRNVISYLQDFLFEPTRARTPARVLSGGERNRLLLAKLFTQPANVLVLDEPTNDLDAETLDLLEDLLVEFAGTLLLVSHDRAFLDEVVTSTLVFEGEGKVGDYVGGYSDWQAELKKQATRKSVAGVGDPGQRQVKESGSATPATASPAKKLSNKERAELDALPARIEALEKEQADLTAKLGDANFYKTGGAKFAEVKARLETVEREHAAAFARWEELEARKGG, encoded by the coding sequence CCACATCAACTTCCAGATCGAGGCCGGCGAGCGCGTGTGCTTGGTCGGCCGCAACGGCGCGGGCAAGTCGACGCTGATGAAGGTCATCATGGGCGAGATGAAGCCGGACACGGGCGACGTGTTTCGCCCGCAGGGCTCGCTCTACGCGCGCCTGACGCAGGAAGTGCCCACGGACGTGGCCGGCAACGTCCACGACATCGTCGCGAGCGGCCTGCGGCCCAACGACGATCATCACGAGGAGGACTGGCAGCGCGACGTGCGCGTGGAGGATTTGATCAATCACGTCGGCGTCCCGCCGACGCAGGAATTTTCCGCGTTGTCGGGCGGCCTGAAGCGTCGCGTGCTGCTGGCGCGCGCGCTGGCCGGACAGCCGGATTTGCTGCTGCTCGACGAGCCGACGAACCATCTCGATCTCGAGTCGATCCTCTGGCTGGAAGAGCTGCTGCTCGAGACGAAGCCCACGCTGTTCTTCGTGACGCACGACCGGGCGTTCCTCCGAAAGATCGCCACGCGCATCGTCGAACTCGATCGCGGCCGGCTCGCCGGCTGGGCGTGCGACTACGACACCTATCTCGTCCGCAAGCAGCAGGTGCTCGAGGAGGAGGAGAAACAGCGCGCAGCCTTCGACAAGAAGCTCGCGCAGGAGGAGGAATGGATTCGCCGCGGCGTGAAGGCGCAGCGTTCGCGCGCCACCGCGCGCATCAACGCGCTCAAGCAAATGCGCGCCGAGGCCCGTGCGCGCCGCGAGCGCGTCGGCTCCGCGACGCTCAAACTCGCCGAGGCCGAGCGCAGCGGCCAGAAGGTCGTCGAGGCTGAGAACGTCACTTACACTTGGGCGGGCGGGAAGACCGTGCTCCGCGATTTTTCCATCACGATCAATCGCGGCGAAAAGATCGGCATCCTCGGACCGAACGGCGCGGGCAAGACCACGTTGATCAAGCTCCTGCTCGGGCAGCTCCAGCCGACGAGCGGCGTGATCAAGCACGGCACGAATCTCGAGGTCGTCTACTTCGACCAGCTCCGCGCGCAGATCGACGACAACAAGACCGTCGCCGACAACATCGCGAACGGCAACCCGACCGTCACGATCGAGGGCCGCACGCGCAACGTCATCAGTTATCTGCAGGACTTCCTCTTCGAGCCGACGCGCGCTCGCACGCCTGCCCGCGTGCTTTCGGGCGGCGAACGCAACCGCCTGCTGCTCGCGAAGCTCTTCACGCAGCCGGCGAACGTGCTCGTGCTCGACGAACCGACGAACGACCTCGACGCCGAGACGCTCGACCTGCTGGAGGACTTGCTCGTCGAGTTCGCGGGCACGTTGCTGCTCGTGTCGCACGATCGCGCGTTCCTCGACGAAGTCGTGACGAGCACGCTCGTGTTCGAGGGTGAGGGCAAGGTCGGCGACTACGTCGGCGGTTACAGCGACTGGCAGGCGGAGTTGAAGAAGCAGGCGACGCGGAAATCTGTAGCCGGGGTCGGTGACCCCGGACAGAGGCAGGTCAAGGAGTCGGGGTCAGCGACCCCGGCTACAGCCAGCCCAGCCAAGAAGCTCTCCAACAAGGAGCGTGCCGAACTCGACGCGTTGCCGGCGCGCATCGAGGCGCTCGAAAAGGAGCAGGCCGATCTCACGGCCAAGCTCGGCGACGCGAATTTCTACAAGACCGGCGGCGCGAAGTTTGCCGAGGTGAAGGCGCGGCTCGAGACCGTCGAGCGCGAGCACGCCGCGGCATTCGCCCGCTGGGAAGAACTCGAGGCGCGCAAGGGCGGCTGA